The following coding sequences lie in one Methylotuvimicrobium alcaliphilum 20Z genomic window:
- a CDS encoding TolC family protein, whose protein sequence is MLELTKTAVLACLLILPQAHAYAQSSELERRPTYTLEDAISLALQNNPDLQIAHERIGQAQAQLGEAFAAFYPQAQIRMSYEHTDNPSRAFGMIISQRRLNLDGTTNFNQPGGTDNYRPEVVATYSLFRGGQDYQAAKAAELGVEAAELQESAVRNRLIEAVTSTYYGLLASSEAHKVALNSIKAVDSELRQSKNQYEAGALLKSDVLSLEVQLAETQDAEIQAANAIELTRTGLKTLLGLNADESFEFEQVSAALQIPENHEAFDDILNRAIKERPEIAAAYKRIEIAERKLSAAKGAHLPRANAYVSYGSDSKNIDFSTNRDNVTAGVMVEMDLFNGFGTSEAVKKAEHQLNEAQKAHTQTKLAIENEVKTAHLKFREALARLNVTRVAIASAEEALRLVNQQRQAGAATVTRYIEAEVARDKAHSRDIAARFDALRAEAELKKALGSWR, encoded by the coding sequence TGCTTGAATTGACCAAAACTGCCGTTCTGGCTTGCTTATTGATACTGCCGCAAGCGCATGCTTACGCGCAATCCTCGGAACTCGAACGCCGGCCGACTTATACCTTGGAAGACGCCATATCGCTTGCATTGCAAAACAATCCGGATTTGCAAATCGCTCATGAGCGTATCGGACAGGCTCAAGCGCAATTGGGCGAAGCATTTGCCGCGTTTTACCCGCAAGCTCAAATACGCATGTCTTACGAACATACCGACAATCCCTCGCGCGCGTTCGGCATGATCATATCTCAGCGGCGGCTGAATCTCGACGGTACTACCAATTTCAATCAACCGGGCGGAACCGATAATTACCGTCCCGAAGTCGTCGCTACTTATTCGCTGTTTCGCGGCGGCCAAGACTATCAAGCGGCCAAGGCCGCCGAGCTCGGCGTCGAAGCGGCAGAATTGCAAGAGTCGGCGGTCCGCAATCGATTGATCGAAGCGGTGACCTCGACCTATTACGGCCTGTTGGCAAGCTCCGAGGCGCATAAAGTCGCTTTGAATTCTATCAAGGCGGTCGACAGCGAACTGCGGCAAAGCAAAAACCAATACGAAGCCGGCGCGCTATTGAAATCCGATGTCTTATCGTTGGAAGTGCAATTGGCCGAAACCCAAGACGCCGAGATTCAAGCCGCGAATGCGATCGAACTGACTCGGACCGGACTCAAAACGCTGCTGGGCCTTAATGCCGACGAATCATTCGAATTCGAGCAAGTCTCGGCGGCGCTACAAATTCCGGAAAATCATGAAGCGTTCGACGATATACTCAACCGCGCCATCAAGGAGCGTCCGGAAATCGCCGCGGCTTACAAACGAATCGAAATCGCCGAACGCAAATTGAGCGCGGCCAAAGGCGCGCATCTGCCGCGCGCGAATGCGTATGTCAGCTACGGCTCGGACAGCAAGAATATCGATTTTTCCACTAACCGCGACAATGTCACGGCCGGCGTCATGGTCGAAATGGATTTGTTCAACGGTTTCGGTACCAGCGAAGCCGTTAAAAAAGCCGAACATCAATTGAACGAAGCGCAAAAAGCGCATACCCAGACCAAGCTCGCTATCGAAAACGAAGTCAAAACCGCGCATTTAAAATTCAGGGAAGCGCTGGCGCGTCTCAATGTGACGCGAGTGGCCATCGCGTCGGCCGAGGAAGCCTTGCGCTTGGTCAACCAACAACGCCAAGCCGGCGCGGCCACGGTCACGCGCTATATCGAAGCCGAAGTCGCACGCGACAAAGCGCATTCACGCGATATCGCGGCACGTTTCGACGCGCTACGCGCCGAAGCCGAGCTTAAAAAAGCGCTGGGGAGTTGGAGGTGA